The following proteins are encoded in a genomic region of Zea mays cultivar B73 chromosome 9, Zm-B73-REFERENCE-NAM-5.0, whole genome shotgun sequence:
- the LOC542435 gene encoding asparagine synthetase [glutamine-hydrolyzing], with amino-acid sequence MCGILAVLGVAEVSLAKRSRIIELSRRLRHRGPDWSGLHCHEDCYLAHQRLAIIDPTSGDQPLYNEDKTVVVTVNGEIYNHEELKAKLKTHEFQTGSDCEVIAHLYEEYGEEFVDMLDGMFSFVLLDTRDKSFIAARDAIGICPLYMGWGLDGSVWFSSEMKALSDDCERFITFPPGHLYSSKTGGLRRWYNPPWFSETVPSTPYNALFLREMFEKAVIKRLMTDVPFGVLLSGGLDSSLVASVASRHLNETKVDRQWGNKLHTFCIGLKGSPDLKAAREVADYLSTVHHEFHFTVQEGIDALEEVIYHIETYDVTTIRASTPMFLMSRKIKSLGVKMVISGEGSDEIFGGYLYFHKAPNKKEFHEETCRKIKALHLYDCLRANKATSAWGVEARVPFLDKSFISVAMDIDPEWKMIKRDLGRIEKWVIRNAFDDDERPYLPKHILYRQKEQFSDGVGYSWIDGLKDHASQHVSDSMMMNAGFVYPENTPTTKEGYYYRMIFEKFFPKPAARSTVPGGPSVACSTAKAVEWDASWSKNLDPSGRAALGVHDAAYEDTAGKTPASADPVSDKGLRPAIGESLGTPVASATAV; translated from the exons ATGTGCGGCATCCTCGCTGTCCTCGGCGTCGCTGAGGTCTCCCTCGCCAAGCGCTCCCGCATCATTGAGCTCTCGCGCAG GTTACGGCACCGAGGGCCTGATTGGAGTGGTTTGCACTGTCATGAGGATTGTTACCTTGCACACCAGCGGTTGGCTATTATCGATCCTACATCTGGAGACCAGCCTTTGTACAATGAGGATAAAACAGTTGTTGTAACG GTGAACGGAGAGATCTATAACCATGAAGAATTGAAAGCTAAGTTGAAAACTCATGAGTTCCAAACTGGCAGTGATTGTGAAGTTATAGCCCATCTT TACGAAGAATATGGCGAAGAATTTGTGGATATGTTGGATGGAATGTTCTCCTTTGTTCTTCTTGATACACGTGATAAAAGCTTCATCGCAGCTCGTGATGCTATTGGCATCTGCCCTTTATACATGGGATGGGGTCTTGATG GATCAGTCTGGTTTTCTTCAGAGATGAAGGCATTGAGTGATGATTGTGAACGCTTCATAACATTTCCCCCAGGGCATCTCTACTCCAGCAAGACAG GTGGTCTAAGGAGATGGTACAACCCACCATGGTTTTCAGAGACGGTCCCTTCAACCCCTTACAATGCTCTCTTCCTCCGGGAGATGTTTGAGAAG GCTGTTATTAAGAGGCTGATGACTGATGTGCCATTTGGTGTGCTTTTATCTGGTGGACTCGACTCTTCTTTGGTTGCATCTGTTGCTTCGCGGCACTTAAACGAAACAAAGGTTGACAGGCAGTGGGGAAATAAATTGCATACTTTCTGTATAGGCTTGAAG GGTTCTCCTGATCTTAAAGCTGCTAGAGAAGTTGCTGATTACCTCAGCACTGTACATCATGAGTTCCACTTCACAGTGCAG GAGGGCATTGATGCCTTGGAAGAAGTCATCTACCATATTGAGACATATGATGTTACAACAATCAGAGCAAGTACCCCAATGTTTTTGATGTCACGCAAAATCAAATCTTTGGGTGTGAAGATGGTTATTTCTGGCGAAGGTTCAGATGAAATTTTTGGTGGTTACCTTTATTTTCACAAGGCACCAAACAAGAAAGAATTCCATGAGGAAACATGTCGGAAG ATAAAAGCACTACATCTGTATGACTGCTTGAGAGCTAACAAAGCAACTTCTGCCTGGGGTGTTGAGGCTCGTGTTCCATTCCTTGACAAAAGTTTCATCAGTGTAGCAATGGACATTGATCCTGAATGGAAGATG ATAAAACGTGACCTCGGTCGAATTGAGAAATGGGTTATCCGTAATGCATTTGATGATGATGAGAGGCCCTATTTACCTAAG CACATTCTCTACAGGCAAAAGGAACAGTTCAGTGATGGTGTTGGGTATAGTTGGATCGATGGATTGAAGGACCATGCCAGCCAACAT GTCTCCGATTCCATGATGATGAATGCTGGCTTTGTTTACCCAGAGAACACACCCACAACAAAAGAAGGGTACTACTACAGAATGATATTCGAGAAATTCTTTCCCAAG CCTGCAGCAAGGTCAACTGTTCCTGGAGGTCCTAGTGTGGCCTGCAGCACTGCCAAAGCTGTTGAATGGGACGCATCCTGGTCCAAGAACCTTGATCCTTCTGGCCGTGCTGCTTTGGGTGTTCACGATGCTGCGTATGAAGACACTGCAGGGAAAACTCCTGCCTCTGCTGATCCTGTCTCAGACAAGGGCCTTCGTCCAGCTATTGGCGAAAGCCTAGGGACACCCGTTGCTTCAGCCACAGCTGTCTAA